In Planktothrix serta PCC 8927, a single genomic region encodes these proteins:
- a CDS encoding DUF6335 family protein, giving the protein MANQTDPLKKGKKQPHKDQMLINPIKDEMALDQNQEPTLAELKMLEEEIDATEILVQPEGVNRITLDETDDNTDKFNQASAILTGGDIDANFEEADAVGDEAVGGTVAIPDHNIVEEIGAAVGLEMPDRASLRTTEFLEKRDDQRWELDPTSSEDYEQRETESL; this is encoded by the coding sequence ATGGCTAATCAAACTGATCCCTTAAAAAAGGGAAAAAAGCAACCCCATAAAGATCAAATGTTAATTAATCCGATTAAAGATGAGATGGCATTGGATCAAAATCAAGAACCGACCTTAGCAGAATTAAAAATGCTGGAAGAGGAAATCGATGCAACAGAAATTCTTGTTCAGCCAGAAGGAGTGAATAGGATTACACTTGATGAGACGGATGATAATACCGATAAATTTAATCAAGCCAGTGCTATTTTAACAGGTGGAGATATTGATGCTAATTTTGAAGAAGCAGATGCGGTTGGTGATGAAGCGGTTGGGGGAACTGTCGCTATACCGGATCATAATATTGTAGAGGAAATTGGGGCGGCGGTGGGTTTGGAAATGCCTGATCGAGCTTCCCTTCGGACAACAGAATTTTTAGAAAAACGAGATGATCAACGATGGGAATTAGATCCCACTTCTTCTGAAGATTATGAACAACGTGAAACCGAAAGTTTGTAA